From Phragmites australis chromosome 5, lpPhrAust1.1, whole genome shotgun sequence, a single genomic window includes:
- the LOC133919374 gene encoding probable metal-nicotianamine transporter YSL14 isoform X2 produces MSETIARQATEAKDANNIKDPHLGWMIGFLFLVSFIGLFALVPLRKIMIVDYKLTYPSGTATAYLINGFHTPEGAKLAKKQVKTLGKYFLFSFFWGLFQWFYTAGDDCGFKNFPTLGLEAYYNRFFFDFSPTYVGVGMICPYIVNMSVLLGGILSWGIMWPLIAKKKGSWYPASLPDSSLHGLQAYRVFISIALILGDGLYNFIKVLIRTIAGFISMVQQNSKSMLPVSDNPSTTEAVSFDDERRTELFLKDQIPNSVAYGGYVVVAAISIGTLPQIFPQLKWYYILVAYVVAPVLAFCNAYGSGLTDWSLASTYGKLAIFVFGAWAGLPHGGVLVGLAACGVMMSIVSTASDLMQDFKTGYLTLASPRSMFVSQVIGTGMGCVIAPCVFWLFYKAFSDIGESGTEYPAPYAIVYRNMAILGVDGFSSLPENCLTLCYIFFAAAIVINLVRDLTPHKVSRFIPLPMAMAIPFYIGSYFAIDMFLGSVILFVWERLNKAKADAFGPAVASGLICGDGIWTLPQSILALAKVNPPICMKFLSRAANEKVDSILAG; encoded by the exons ATGAGTGAAACAATAGCTAGGCAAGCAACAGAGGCTAAAGATGCTAATAATATAAAGGATCCTCACCTTGGATGGATGATAGGGTTCCTCTTCCTTGTCAGTTTCATTGGGCTCTTTGCACTTGTGCCCCTAAGAAAA ATTATGATTGTTGACTACAAACTGACCTATCCAAGTGGCACAGCCACTGCATATCTCATCAATGGTTTTCACACACCTGAGGGAGCCAAGCTTGCAAA GAAGCAAGTAAAGACATTGGGCAAGTACTTCCTGTTTAGCTTTTTCTGGGGCCTTTTTCAGTGGTTTTACACCGCAGGGGATGACTGCGGATTCAAAAACTTCCCAACATTAGGCCTTGAAGCTTATTACAACAG GTTCTTCTTTGACTTCTCTCCTACATATGTTGGAGTTGGCATGATCTGCCCATACATTGTGAATATGTCTGTTCTGCTGGGCGGTATTCTCTCATGGGGTATAATGTGGCCTCTCATTGCCAAGAAGAAGGGGAGTTGGTACCCTGCTTCTCTCCCAGACTCAAGTCTGCATGGGCTGCAGGCTTACAGG GTTTTTATATCCATTGCTTTGATTCTTGGGGACGGTTTGTACAACTTCATTAAGGTGCTTATCCGCACAATCGCGGGCTTCATATCAATGGTTCAGCAAAATTCAAAAAGTATGCTTCCTGTTTCAGACAACCCCTCCACCACTGAAGCTGTATCCTTCGACGATGAACGTCGCACTGAGCTTTTCCTGAAAGATCAAATCCCTAATTCAGTTGCATATGGAGGCTATGTCGTAGTTGCCGCTATATCGATCGGCACCCTTCCTCAGATCTTCCCCCAGCTCAAGTGGTACTACATTTTGGTTGCCTATGTCGTAGCACCTGTGTTGGCCTTCTGCAATGCCTACGGAAGTGGCCTAACTGATTGGTCTCTTGCCTCCACCTACGGCAAGCTTGCTATCTTCGTCTTCGGTGCATGGGCTGGCCTTCCTCACGGCGGTGTGCTCGTAGGCCTTGCTGCATGTGGTGTCATGATGAGCATTGTGTCGACTGCTTCTGACCTGATGCAAGACTTCAAGACTGGATACCTGACTCTAGCATCACCGAGGTCTATGTTCGTCAGCCAGGTGATTGGCACTGGGATGGGCTGCGTCATCGCTCCCTGCGTCTTCTGGCTGTTCTACAAGGCTTTCAGCGACATCGGCGAGAGCGGCACCGAGTACCCGGCGCCTTACGCCATCGTGTACCGCAACATGGCCATCCTCGGCGTGGACGGCTTCTCGTCGCTGCCAGAGAACTGCCTCACCCTCTGCTACATCTTCTTCGCCGCGGCGATCGTCATCAACCTGGTAAGAGACCTGACGCCGCACAAGGTCTCGCGGTTCATCCCGCTTCCGATGGCGATGGCGATACCTTTCTACATCGGCTCGTACTTCGCGATCGACATGTTCCTGGGCAGTGTGATCCTCTTCGTGTGGGAGAGGTTGAACAAGGCCAAGGCAGACGCCTTTGGACCTGCCGTCGCGTCGGGGCTGATATGTGGGGATGGGATCTGGACCCTGCCCCAGTCTATTCTGGCACTTGCCAAGGTGAATCCCCCCATTTGCATGAAGTTTTTGTCGAGAGCGGCCAATGAAAAGGTGGACAGCATCCTCGCAGGCTAA